A stretch of Gymnodinialimonas phycosphaerae DNA encodes these proteins:
- a CDS encoding peroxiredoxin, with product MALSVGDALPNATLLRIGAEGPESVEMDTLTKGRNVAIFGLPGAYTGTCTTAHMPSFIRNMGGFKAKDVDEVICVSVNDPFVMDAWGAATGGKEAGIAMLGDASAAFTKAIGMNWTAEAVGFFDRSRRYAMYVEDGVVKNLHVEEGPGVCEVSAGESLLAVI from the coding sequence ATGGCACTTTCCGTGGGCGATGCCCTTCCCAACGCAACCCTTTTGCGCATCGGCGCCGAAGGCCCCGAATCCGTCGAGATGGACACGCTGACCAAAGGGCGCAACGTGGCGATCTTTGGGCTTCCGGGCGCCTACACCGGCACCTGCACGACGGCGCACATGCCGAGCTTCATCCGCAATATGGGGGGCTTCAAGGCCAAGGACGTTGACGAAGTGATCTGCGTATCAGTCAACGACCCCTTCGTGATGGATGCATGGGGCGCGGCCACGGGCGGCAAAGAAGCAGGCATTGCAATGTTGGGCGACGCCTCCGCCGCATTCACCAAAGCCATCGGCATGAACTGGACAGCCGAGGCGGTGGGCTTCTTCGACCGTTCCCGTCGCTACGCCATGTATGTGGAGGATGGCGTTGTGAAGAACCTGCACGTTGAGGAAGGCCCTGGCGTCTGCGAAGTCTCTGCCGGGGAATCGCTGTTGGCGGTGATCTGA